Proteins encoded by one window of Candidatus Pelagibacter giovannonii:
- a CDS encoding potassium transporter TrkG: MFYYVKSNDEKKITIYEKILTILLGYFLLPLVISIPFYFSIYNLTFVNAFFESISGFTSTGFTIFDNINHIDQSLILWRSASQWIGGLYFLFSIILLIDIFDHSFKKSLTNFLSFNKSETFKQALKIFLFYSLITILIFIILSLFEIRLFNSLNLAMTIISSGGFLPSNNLSNILIDNSQIIIMSILLLSSFFSIFLIYNLIFTKNHNLNFFNEDIHLLFYFLFLLIIFFVFLNFENNFSEIFLSLTSSISNSGFSLNNSPNNLSFIFLILVIIGGSFFSTSSGIRFLKIYSLFKYSINEILSYSRPKNIYINKHLFSKDSFKLDEIYKYFLSVIIFIISLFVLTFLLTLSGIDFEGSFKLSILTIMNTVNSSMFGLSDFSFYDLHFITKYYLIFFMIVGRLELLTLLIICKKFLFKN, translated from the coding sequence TTGTTTTATTACGTAAAAAGTAATGATGAAAAAAAAATAACAATATATGAAAAAATATTAACAATTCTGCTAGGTTATTTTTTATTACCACTGGTAATTTCAATACCTTTTTACTTTAGTATTTATAATTTAACTTTTGTTAATGCTTTCTTCGAGTCTATTTCTGGATTCACTTCAACAGGTTTTACTATTTTTGATAATATCAACCACATTGATCAAAGCTTAATATTATGGAGATCTGCATCTCAGTGGATAGGGGGTCTTTATTTTCTATTTTCTATAATATTATTAATTGATATTTTTGATCATAGCTTTAAAAAATCTTTAACTAACTTTTTATCGTTCAATAAATCTGAAACTTTCAAGCAGGCATTAAAGATATTTCTATTTTATTCATTAATTACAATTTTGATTTTTATAATATTAAGTCTTTTTGAAATCAGGTTGTTTAATTCTCTAAATCTAGCTATGACCATAATTTCATCAGGTGGTTTTTTACCATCAAATAATTTGTCTAATATCTTGATTGATAATTCTCAAATAATAATTATGTCAATTTTATTACTATCTTCTTTTTTTAGTATTTTTTTGATTTACAATCTAATCTTTACAAAAAATCATAACCTTAATTTCTTTAATGAAGATATTCATTTATTATTTTATTTCTTATTTTTATTAATTATATTTTTTGTATTTTTAAATTTTGAAAATAACTTTAGTGAGATATTTTTATCTTTAACAAGCAGCATTTCTAACTCAGGATTTTCTTTGAATAATTCTCCTAATAATTTGTCTTTTATTTTTTTAATACTTGTTATTATTGGAGGTTCATTTTTTTCTACAAGTTCTGGTATTAGATTTTTAAAAATTTATTCATTATTTAAATACTCAATTAATGAAATTCTTTCTTATAGCAGACCTAAAAATATTTACATAAACAAACATTTATTTTCAAAAGATTCATTTAAATTAGATGAAATCTATAAATATTTTCTTTCAGTAATTATTTTTATAATTTCTTTATTTGTTTTAACTTTTTTATTAACTCTAAGTGGAATTGATTTTGAAGGCTCTTTTAAACTCTCAATTTTAACAATAATGAATACCGTAAATTCTTCAATGTTTGGTTTAAGTGATTTTAGCTTTTATGATCTACATTTTATCACCAAATATTATCTAATTTTCTTTATGATTGTTGGTAGACTTGAGCTTTTAACTTTATTAATTA
- the trkA gene encoding Trk system potassium transporter TrkA, protein MNIIICGAGRVGFTISKILSEQGHSITVIDQSSEDIQKIDDTLDVKSIVGKGTYPSILEKANAADADMIIAVTRNDEINMLICQIAFSIFNVQKKIARIRSQDYLNPKFTKVYNKENLPIDVIISPEIEIAKSLQRKLEAPGSLDNVPFANNKIRLLEILIDANCPIKDIKLNELTKKFPKLNSNIMGVIRDEKFVLLKKTDVMLKNDKAYVVINSSQMNETLTAFGHTEKISNKILIIGGGNIGFNLAKNLEESFDSARVKIIEKNKDRAELIASQLNNTIVINGDALDEEVLLEANLEEVQTVLALTNDDEDNLMVSVLVEKFAKDNEDLSDKRTMALINKPNYSLLQSSLKIDDFIDPRMNTVSSILKHIHKGTIENAYSILNGEYEIIEAEIIETSELVNKELKNSNLPDEIRIGAVLRGDEVIIPRSNFVFKKHDIVVLLAKKDFLHVVENMFRISSI, encoded by the coding sequence AGATGACACACTAGATGTTAAGTCTATTGTAGGCAAAGGTACTTATCCTTCAATTTTAGAAAAAGCAAACGCAGCTGATGCTGATATGATCATCGCAGTAACACGCAATGATGAAATTAATATGTTGATATGCCAGATAGCATTTTCAATATTTAATGTTCAAAAAAAAATAGCGAGGATAAGATCACAAGATTATTTGAATCCTAAATTTACCAAAGTTTATAATAAAGAAAATTTACCAATAGATGTTATTATCTCACCTGAAATAGAGATAGCAAAGTCTCTACAAAGAAAACTAGAAGCTCCAGGTTCGCTAGATAACGTTCCTTTTGCAAACAATAAAATTAGATTACTTGAAATTTTAATAGATGCCAATTGCCCAATAAAAGATATTAAACTTAACGAGCTTACTAAAAAGTTTCCAAAATTAAATTCCAATATAATGGGCGTAATTAGGGATGAAAAATTTGTATTATTAAAAAAAACTGATGTTATGCTTAAAAATGACAAAGCTTATGTTGTAATTAATTCCTCACAAATGAATGAAACTTTAACAGCTTTTGGTCACACAGAAAAAATTTCTAATAAAATCCTTATTATTGGAGGTGGAAATATAGGCTTTAACTTAGCAAAAAATTTAGAAGAAAGTTTTGACTCTGCTAGAGTTAAAATTATTGAAAAAAATAAAGATAGAGCAGAACTTATTGCAAGCCAATTAAATAATACGATAGTAATAAATGGTGATGCCCTTGATGAAGAAGTTTTATTAGAGGCAAATTTAGAAGAGGTTCAAACTGTTTTGGCACTTACAAATGATGACGAAGACAATCTAATGGTAAGTGTATTAGTTGAAAAATTTGCCAAAGATAATGAAGATTTAAGTGATAAAAGAACTATGGCTTTAATTAACAAGCCTAATTATTCTCTTTTACAATCTTCTCTCAAAATTGATGATTTTATTGATCCTAGAATGAACACTGTTTCTAGCATCTTAAAGCATATTCATAAGGGAACAATTGAAAATGCTTATAGTATATTAAATGGTGAATATGAAATTATTGAAGCAGAAATTATTGAAACCTCAGAGTTGGTAAACAAGGAATTAAAAAATTCAAACTTGCCTGATGAAATAAGAATTGGTGCAGTATTAAGAGGTGACGAAGTAATTATTCCTAGATCAAATTTTGTATTTAAGAAACATGATATTGTTGTGCTATTGGCTAAAAAAGATTTTTTACATGTTGTTGAAAACATGTTTCGTATAAGCTCTATTTAA